Part of the Allofrancisella frigidaquae genome is shown below.
GTAAATCTCAAATTAAAGCAGTAGGGCTGGGATTAGATATAACTGATAGAAATTTGCAGTCAAAACTTAAATCAAAAGGCCTACCTTGGGAGTTGGCTAAAAGTTTTGATGGTAGTGCAGTGATTAGCGATTTTGTGGAAATTGGAGCGCTACATATTCCTTTTTTAAGTTTTAAGGCATACAAAAATAATCAACTAATCCAAGAGGGTAGTTATGATTTAATGATTTATAAACCAAATCAGGTAATTAACTTTCTAAAGGATAATAACATTTCTATATGTGAAAATGATTTACTTATGACTGGTACACCTAAAGGTGTTGGAGTTATAAATTATAACGATAAATTTAAGTTAGAACTATTTTGTAAAGATAGCATTATTCTAGAGGCATTTTTTAAATAAAAATACGGTGGTAAAATGTGGGCAATTGTTGGTAGTAGTGGATTTGAAAGTTTCGATAGTTTTGAAATTATAGAAGAGTTATCTAGAGAAACTCCTTTTGGTTTGTGCTCAAATGGATTATTTAAAGTAAAAATAGACAAGCAAGAAGCTTTATTTTTAAACAGAACAGGGCTTGAGCAAAATATTTTACCACATCAAATTAACTATAAAGCTAATATCTATGCACTAAAAAAATATGGTGCAACCTCTATAATAGCGCTTTCTTCGGTGAGAAGTTTAAGAGATGAGTTAAAGCCAGGAGATATGGTAATCCCATACCAATTTATAGATAGAACAAAATCTTTACGTGATTTTACATTTTGTGATCAAGGTTTACTTAATTATGTTTCTCTTTCAAGGCCAATAACTGAAAGCATAGCCGAAGAAATTAGAGAAAGAAAAGCAGATTTTGATTTTACTATACATTTCAAGCAAAGCTATGTTTGTATAGAAGGGCCTCAGTTTCCAACAATTATAGATGCTAAATGTTTTCAAAGTATGGGTGGTGGTGTAATAGGTATGACAGCTTACCCAGAGTTTGCATTAGCAAGAGAGGCTGGTTTAAATTATATTTGTTGTAATTTCATAGTTGATTATGTTCCTTGGTCTTATGACGTTAGGAATGAATATAACGTTTTAGAAATAAGACAAACAAATAACACAAAAGCTGAAAGTATAATTAAATGGTTGGTTAAAAACTTATCTTTTTATTCTGAAAATGATTGTCATGAGCTTGGAATAGCTAGATATTTATCTACTCCTTTAGATACACTGCCTCCAAACAAAAGGGCTTGGCTAAAAGTTATTGCTAAAGATAACTCTAAACATGAAAAAGCTCTTGAAGCCGAAATTTTTAAGAAAGTTCCTGATTTGTATGGTGGAATCAAAACAATACCTGCCAAAATGCAAGATCTACTAACTTTCATAAGTAAATATGATAGAGATGGAAATCGTAGAGACATTGAATCAACAAGAAAGGCGGCAGCTTCACTTAACTTATATAGTTACCAAAAGCTAGAAGTTAAGAAAGTAGAGGATCTCCAAATTACTCATAACGATGGACATAATATACCAGTTAGGCTCTATAACCCTGATCCTAGTAAAAAACTTCAGGCAATAGTATTTTCACATGGAGGCGGGTTTGTTTCAGGAACTTTGGACTCTTTTGATGCATTTTGTAGAAAGGTTGCAATAACTACAAATAGGGTGGTTTTTTCTGTAGACTATAGACTTGCTCCTGAACATAAGTTTCCAGCAGGGCTAAATGATGTAGAATTTATTGCTGAGTATGTTTACAACCAGGCAAAAAATTTTGGAGTTTCTAAAAAAGAATTTACACTAATGGGTGATAGTGCAGGAGCTAATTTATCTATCCTTGCAACCTATAACCTATTAAAAGATAATAAAATCAAAATTGCTAATAATATTATTTTGTATCCATCTGTTGATTTATCACATATGCCAACTAAATCGTTAGAAGATTTCGCTAGTGGTTATATACTAACTAAAGCCAAAACCATGTGGTATTCAGAGTTATATGTACCAGATAACGTTGATAAACAGTCTCCTAAAATCTCGCCATTTTATATCAAAAAATTAGAAGGTATGCCACGCACTTTAGTTATAACAGCTGGGTTTGATCCACTAAAAGATGAAGGTCTACTTTTTGCAGAGAGACTTATACGACACAATGTAGAAGTACAGCATTACCATTTTGATAGTTTGGTACATGGGTTTATTAACTTTTCAAAGCTTATTCCAAATGAGATGGATATTTTACATACAAGAATAACTAAATTTCTTAAATAAAAAATGAAGAATTATGTTTTACAAATTGAATACTTTGGAAAAAATTATTGTGGTTGGCAACGACAATCGCATTCATCAACTATACAAGAGGAATTAGAAAAAGCCTTATCAAAGGTAGCTAACCATAATATAGAAACTATATGTGCTGGTCGGACTGATACGGGGGTTCATGCAAGCTCACAAGTTGTTAATTTTTTATCTGATGCAGATAGGTCTCTACAAGCGTGGCAACGAGGAGTAAATGCATTGTTACCTCAAGATATAAAAATTTTGCAGATAAAAGAAGTAGAATTAAATTTTAATGCGAGATTTTCAGCTATAAATAGGACTTATAATTATGTGATTTATAATGCGCCTATAAGCTCCCCATTGTTTACCGAGCACACTTTATGGGAAAATAGACCTTTAGATATACAAAAAATGAATCAAGCTTGTAAATACTTACTTGGTGAGCAAGATTTTAGTTCATTTAGGTCTTCTCAGTGTCAATCAAATACAGCTTTTAGAAATATTAAAAAGGCAGAGTTTGTAAAATTTGGTAATTTTATAATTTTTGAAGTAATAGGAAATGCTTTTTTGCATCACATGATTAGAAATTTGGTAGGGTCTTTAATCAAGGTTGGATTAGGTTTTAGAAACCCAAGTTGGATAAATGATTTATTAATAGCTAAAGATCGTACTCAAGCAGGGCAAACAGCTAAAGCTCAAGGACTTTATTTTGTTGGGGTTGAGTATCCGGAATTTAGGTTTAATCGTTCTGTTTTAGATATGTTTTGTGTATAGACTTTTATATATTACAGAATATACTTACTTAGATCCTTATCTTTAACTAATTTACCTAATTTCTCATTAACGTACTCAGTAGTTATACTGATGGTCTTATCAGTTAATTCTGGCGCGTCAAAGGAAATTTCTTCAAGTAGTTTTTCCATTACAGTATGTAAACGTCTAGCCCCGATATTTTCAATTTCTTCGTTGACTCTGTATGAAATCTCAGCAATTTTTTGAATAGCATTATCATCAAAAGTCAGCTCAACACCTTCTGTTTTCATTAAAGCAATATATTGCTTAAGTATTGAACAATCTGGCTCTTTAAGAATTCTAACAAAGTCATTTATCTCAAGAGATTTCAATTCTACTCTTATAGGTAATCTACCTTGAAGCTCAGGAATTAAATCAGAAGGTTTTGATACATGAAATGCTCCTGAAGCGATAAATAAAATATGATCTGTTTTTATCATTCCGTATTTTGTTGATACAGTAGAGCCTTCAACAAGTGGTAAAAGGTCACGTTGTACACCTTCGCGAGAGACATCAGCACCATAAGTATTCGATTTTTTACAAACTTTATCTATCTCATCAAGAAAAACAATACCATTTTGTTCTACAGATTCCAAAGCGCGAGCTTTTATATCTTCTTCGTTAATTAGCTTAGCAGCTTCTTCATCCTTTACTAGTTTGATAGCGTCTTTTATTTTCATTTTTTTATTTTTCTTTTTGTCACTACTTAAGCTAGAAAATAAATCTTGAATTTGACTTGTCATATCTTCCATACCTGGAGGTCCCATTACTCCAATAGCTTTTGGAGCAGCCGCTATTTCTATTTCAATTTCTTTATCATCAAGTTCACCATTTTGAATTTTTTTTCTAAAAATTTCGCGGGTTTTGTTTTCTTTTTCTTTCTTAGAAGCTGAATCTTCAGCAGGCTCATTAGCAAAGCCAATCTTTGACTCAGTTGGTCTAGCTGGTGGGATTAGTACATCAAGAATTCTATCTTCAGCCAATTTAGAAGCTTTTTCAATAATTTTATTTTTAGCTTCTTCACGCTTCATTTTTACAGCCATTTCTACTAAATCACGGATTATAGATTCAACGTCTTTACCAACATAACCAACTTCAGTAAATTTAGTAGCTTCAACTTTAATAAATGGAGCATCAGCTAATTTAGCGAGTCTACGAGCTATCTCTGTTTTACCAACACCGGTAGGTCCGATCATTAAAATATTTTTTGGAGTTACTTCTTGACGCATTTCACTATCTAGCTGCATTCTACGCCATCTATTACGTAAAGCTATAGCAACGGCTTTTTTTGCATCATTTTGACCAATTATGTGTCTTTCTAATTCTTGTACGATTGTCTTTGGAGTCATTATTTGCGTCATAATGTATTAACTATCCTTTTTGTTATCTAAACTTTCTATCGTGAAATTATGGTTTGTGTAAATACAAGTATCTGCTGCAATAGTTAAGCTTTTTTTGACTATTTCTTCAGCTGTTAAATTTGTGTTTTCAACAAGAGCAGTTGCTGCAGAACGAGCGTAACTTGACCCTGATCCGATAGATATTATATCATTTTTATCTGCTGCCATCACATCCCCAACTCCAGATATCAGTAGTGATAATTTTTCATCTGCTACGATAATCATAGCTTCTAGTTTACTAAGCATTCTATCTAGACGCCATTCACGTACCATTTCTACCGCAGCACGCTCAAGATTTCCTTGATAAAATTCTAATTTTTGTTCAAATTTTTCAAATAATGTAAATGCATCAGCAGTAGAGCCAGCAAAACCTGTAAGAACTTTACCGCCATTTAGTTTTCTTACTTTTACAATATTATCTTTTGCTATAGAGTTGCCTAAAGTTGCTTGACCATCTCCTCCTATAACTACCTTATCTCCTCTTCTAACACATAAGATAGTAGTTCCTTTCATTTTTTCCATAATTGACACACCTTCTTTAGTGGTTTATAAATTTAAAAATATGTTATTAATTTAATATAACTAGATTGGGACTAGTTATGTTTTTTACAAGCTTTTTTAATATTATTTTTTATATTTGTTCGAAAGTAATACAAAGGGTGTATTTTTATGATATATTTTAGCTGGTTTTTGTTTATTTTTGTTTAACTTTACAGAGAGTTTTGATATGAGAAGTGATTTAAACTTTAAAGAGACGATTAGTTTGGCTACGAATATTTATAAGAGATCATTTAAACTCACATTCGTGTTAGCATTTATGTTGTCATTTATATCTGAATATTGCTTTGTGTATATGATGCAGCACGGTATGGCTGAGTATATAGAAAGTGGTGGAAAAACTATACCAGTAGACTTTCCGTCAGCAAATGTACTAAGTTTTATGGTACTAGTAATTATGGTAGCTACAATTTTTGTCTATGCTATGATAATTTTGTTACAAGGAATATTTATTAAAAATCAGCTAAAGGCATCTGAAGCTATAAAACTTTCTTTACAGATTTTTTCTAAACGGATATTTTCTTTTTTAGGAGCTTTTTTACTGTCCATAATCGTATTAACGTTATTGTCAATGTTTTTACAGTATATAGGTATCTTCCTTGCAATCTTGTTGTTTTTAACTGTTATGCCAGCTGTACTTTTAGGTAAGAGTAGCATTTTTGAAGCTATCACAGATAACCTTAAGGTTATCAAATTAAACTTTTTTTACATGTTTAAGTTGGTATTTGTGATACTAATTCTTATGGTGGTTAAGCCGTTACTTACTTTGGGTTTGATATATTTGTTAAAAAATGTAGGTATGGAGATAAGCCCTTTAGAAAATAGTATTCAAAATATTATTGTGACAATAGTAGATTCATTAGTGGTACCATTTATATTTGCTATTACAGTAGCTACTTTTTTAGTAACTCGTGAAAAAAATGCTATTGATCAAAATATTTGATTAAATCTTTAAATTTATAATTTTGGCTAAATTTAATACCTTTCTTAGAAATATCTTTTTGTTTACTTTGATAATCTAGCTCACTAATTATGCCAAATTCGACTTTTATTTTTAATTCTTCTTGGTTTTCAGAATATGTTTTTGTAAATGGTAAAGTTTTTCCAAAGCACCAATTCCAACTTTTTAATACGTTCATTTCTTGTTCGATAAGCTCTTTATTTGCAAGAGGAGTTTGTTCATTTATTAAGCTTAGTTTGACACTTTTAAAACTACTTAAAAAAGCTTTTGTAATATCTTGAGTTTGTAAATCATGCTTTAATTCATTTAGATTGATTACTTTAGATCTATATGATTTTACTCCTTTAGTATCCAAAGATGTATCAATTGGTTGGTGTAAGTAGTTATAAAGCTTGCTAGTGTTTGCATTTATTAGTAGTGTTCCATGGTGAAATGCTCTGTCTTTTTTTTCTCTAAAAGCACTCCCGGAAATTTTATATGTGAAATTGTTATGATCAACTACAATATCATTTCTTTGGTTTGGATAGGCATTTATTTCCAATTTTCGGATAACACTACAAACAAATTCAAGATTAGCTTTAATATCGTGATCGTTCTTTGGAGAAATGATTGTATAGTTTAGATTACCAAAATCATGATAAACAGTACCACCGCCACTTTGACGCCTAATGATAGGTACACCATCTTTTTCCATAGCTAATAGATTACATTCTAGCCAGGGGTTTTGAGCCCTACCTATTACAACGCATGGCGAGTTTTGCCATAAAAATAATATTTTTTGATCTTTCAAATCTTCCAAGAATAACCAATTTTCTAAAGCTAAATTAAAATAAACATCGTTGCTTTGTGATATATATATTTTCATCAGTTAGTTGTTATTTATAGTTTTCTGTAAGTATAAGGTTTTATTGGTTCTATAAAAGTGTTTTGTGATATAATTTTGCTTTATTGAGTAAAATTAAAGTTAAATAATCTGATGTCATCCATACAGCAAACCCTAGATATTATTAAAAGAGGGGTGGACGAAATCCTTTTAGAAGAAGAGTTGGTTAAAAAGCTTCAAAAGGGTAAACCTTTAATTATAAAATTTGGTTGTGATCCAACTGCTCCAGATATTCATTTAGGACATACGGTTGTTATTAACAAGCTTAAGCAGTTACAAGATTTAGGTCATGAAATTCATTTTTTGATAGGGGATTTTACAGCTCAGATTGGTGATCCAACTGGTAAAAATGCTACTAGACCACCATTGACAGCACAAGAGGTTGCTAAAAACGCAGAAACTTATACGAGCCAGGTTTTTAAAATCTTAGATAAAGAAAAAACTATTGTGCGTAGAAATAGTGATTGGTTTAACAATATGTCAGCTGCTGATATGATTAAACTAGCTTCCAAATCAACGGTTGCTAGAATGCTTGAAAGAGATGATTTCTCTAAGAGATATAAAAATAACCAGTCTATTTCTATACATGAATTTTTGTATCCACTTGTACAAGGTTATGATTCTGTGGTAATGAAGGCTGATATAGAGCTAGGTGGTACTGATCAGAAGTTTAATCTGCTAATGGGTAGGGAGCTTCAAAAACAAAATAATCAAGAGCCACAAGTTATTATAACTATGCCATTACTTGAAGGTTTAGATGGTGTTAAAAAAATGTCAAAATCTAGCCAAAATTATATAGGTATAGAAGAATCAGCAATTGATATTTTTGGCAAAATTATGTCAATCTCTGATGAACTTATGTGGCGTTATTATAAGTTGCTTAGTTTTAAATCTTTAGAAGTTATCACTAGTTTAAAGCAAAATGTGCTTAATGGTGCAAATCCTCGTGATATCAAGATAGAGTTAGCAAAAGAGCTTATACAAAGATTTCATTGTAGAGAAGTTGCTGAAAATGCTCATCAAGATTTTATACAAAGATTTCAAAAAAACCAGATACCTGAAGATATAAATATTGTAGAATTAGATATAAAAGATAGTTTACCTATAACTAATTTACTAAAAGAAGCAGGTTTAGTAGCTAGTACATCTGAAGCTAACAGGATGATTAAGCAAGGAGCTGTAAAAGTTGATGGTGAGAAAGTTGATGATAACAAATTAGTTTTTAAAATTGGTACAGAGAATGTATTCCAAGTGGGTAAGCGTAAATTTGCCAAAGTTATTATAAAATAAGGAGTTTATAAAATGGATAAGTTTTTATCGATATTTGTAGGTGTTTTAATTATTGTAACTATAGTTACAGTATTTATTAGTCTGTTTCCGCTAGCTTTAAAAGTTTGTATAATTTCAGCTATTATTAGTGCCATAATTTATGTTGCCCTTAGACTAATTGAGAAATTTAGTAACTAATTATTATTGGTAAAGGTGTCCATAATAAAGCTCAGGGCAATTGCATTAAAATATTTTGGTTTTCTAAAAAAAATCAAAATTCAAACTTCAAAAATAACATATGTCTCTGTGTTCTAAGATGAAGAGATGAAAAAAAAATTAGCTAGCCCTTTTAAGAAGTTATAGCCAAATATATTTTGTTATAATTCCAGTTTAAAAGTTCAAGAAGAGTTTATTCATAGCTGATATGAGTAAAAAGTTTTAACCTATTTCAAATTTTGATATGCTAAGAGGTAATTTGGGCGATATTAATTTTAAAAATGCAAAACATCATAAACTTACACAAATTAAAAACAACTCTAGATAAAAATGATACGGCTATATATCAACTTGATGATATTTGTTTAAATGATTATATTGGTAGTAACCTTAAAATAGAGTATTTAAATGAAATAAATTGCGTTGCATGTGGAGCTAAGACTAATAAAAGCTATTCTCAAGGTTACTGTTTTATGTGTATGAGAAGATTACCGGAATGTGATATCTGTATAGTTAAACCTGAGTTATGTCATTTTGCACAAGGCACATGTAGAGACCCAGCATGGGGTGAGGATAACTGCATGAAGACCCATATAGTTTATTTAGCAAATACTGGAGATGTGAAAGTAGGTATTACAAAATTAAAAAATATACCTTCACGCTGGATTGATCAAGGAGCTAGTCAAGCTATACCTATCTTTGCAGTAGAGAGTAGATTAATTTCTGGTTTAGTTGAAATACTAGTAAAAAAATATATTGCTGATAAAACTAACTGGCGTAAAATGCTTCAAGGCGAGCCAGATACCTCCATAGTTTTATTTGAACTACGAAATAGAATATTAGAAGTAATAAATCCAGAAATTAGTACTATACGCTTAAAACATGGCGAAAATAGCGTTGAGCCAGTAGAAGGAAGACTTCAGTTAATAAATTATCCTGTTATCCAGTATCCAATAAAAATTAAATCGCTTAACTTAGATAAAGATTCTATAATCAGCGGTAAACTTATGGGTATAAAAGGACAGTACTTAATCTTTGATACAGGAGTCATAAATATACGTAAATTTGGTGGGTATAAGTGTAAGATCATAATCTAGAATAGATCGTTTATTAAGTTTTTGATTTAATTTTACTTGATTGTAGTTTAAAAATTTATTGGTGCTTCGACTTGGAAATCCCATCTTAGAAAGAAACTTTTCTTATGTCTCTATAGAAATTTTCATGTGAGCCAATTTTTAATAATGTTAATGTAATAGTTTCGTCATTATAGTTATAGCCAAGCAGTATAAGCTGATTATTTATTTTGAACTTGTACACTCTTAGGAAGTCTAAATCTCCTTTCTTTTGCTCTCCTATACTGGGATTGCTAGCGATAAGTTTTACAGCGTTATCTACTTCTTTTTTATCTTTGAGAGATAGTTTTTTTATATATTTTTTGAACGTATTGGTTTGTTTAATTTTCAAACTCATAATCTTCTACCAGTCCATTATCCATCTCAGCTTTTGCTACTAAACTTCCAATAACAAAATCATAAGGCAGGTCCGGGTTTTCTTCTACAATTCTACCAATCATAGCCCAATGTTCTATTTGGCTTGCACAAGATCGGTGCATAACCTTAGCTATTGTTTTTGCTTTAATTACTAAATCATCTGATAATCTAACTGACAAAGCCATATTTTTAGCCCTTATTAAATGTTAATGAGTTAATTATACAACATTTTGCGATTAATTGCGATTGTTAATATATAAAATCCAAAACTTTAGATTTATTTTATAATTTATCTAGTTTTTATTCTAATTCTATTCTTAATGTATATACAAGGTACTGAAACTAACATGTAATATTTCTTGTTTACATTAGATAGTCCAGCTCCGGGGGCACCATATTAATTAAGTTTAATATTATTTAATAATTTTAATGATAAGATGTTCAATTTTAATTTCACCTAAGAAGTCAGCCTATACCTTGTAATATCTCGATTCTTCCATTTAGATTGTGTTTCATACATCTAACTCAGTTTTTTTAAAGTCACGTTAATCAAAAATTTTATTGCTTCAAAATGTTTAACTTCTTTCATTTACCTATATACGCACTAATATAACTTAGTTTTTAATTATTTTAAAACAATTTAAAAATTAAAAAAATAAAAAAATATTAATATTTATTTATAAAATATATTTACTTAAATTAAATTTTGTTATATTTTATATTTTGTATTTAACTTAAATGGAGGCTTTAAAGTGTTAAATAAATATATATGTGGTGTTAGTTCAGTCTTAGGATTGGCGGTGCTTTTAAGTAGTTGTTCTCAAGAGGAGCTAACAGAATATCAAATAGGGACAAATTGTGATGGTGCAGTTTGTAGTATAGAATTAGACCAAGCTGATTTGCTTAGATATACAAACGTAGTAGGTAAAACAGTAGATAAGGTCCTAAAACAAGAAGCTGTACCAGATCCACAATATAACCTAACTTGGGTTCTGACAGATGGTCAGTTTGCTACAAATGAACAGCTTGGTAATAGTAATTTACCATTATGTAATGGCGATTGTACATATGAATCTAATCCAACTGGTTGGGTATTTGGTTCATCAGGTGCACATCAGATAGGTGTTTCTGGAACAATAACATATCCAGATGGTACTGTTCAGAGCATTGATATAGCGAAAACAGTAAGTACTGAGTATGGTCAAGTTAAGATAGAGTCAGAGGTTGTAGGAGGTTCAGGATTGGACTATAAATTTACAGCTAATACCACAGATACTGGTATACCAGACGATGCGACTTTTACTTGGAAAATAGATGGTACAGAAGTCGGTACAACCCAAGAGATAGAGTATCTTTTCCCAGCACCAAATACAACTTATACAGTAAGTGTGGAAGTCTCTGTAGATGGTGAAGTAATCTCAACAGATACAAAAGATATACTTACAGGTGAAATAGTAGAGCCGACATTAATACCTGTAGTAGATAGTAGTGATCCACTTACTTATACAATAACAGCAGATACTACAGGTACAATTATAGATAGTAGCTGGACAAAACAGTGGAAGATAAATGGTAATGTAGTATCAGGAGCAACAACAGATATACTAAACTATACATTTACCCAATCTGATACGACATATCAAGTAGAGTATATTGCTACAAAAGGAGAGCTTACAAGAAGTGCTACTAAAACTATACAGATAGGAGAAGTCATTCAACCGACATTAATCACTACTCCAGATAGTAGTGATCCACTTACTTATACAATAACAGCAGATACTACAAATACAAGTATAGATAGTAGCTGGACAAAACAGTGGAAGATAGATGGTAGTGTAGTATCAGGAGCTACAACAGATACACTAAACCATACTTTTACCCAATCTGATACAACATATCAGGTAGAATATACTGCTACAAAAGGTCAGAGTATCAGAACTGCTACTGATACTATACATATAGGTACAGTCAATCAACCATCATTATCATATAGCCAAGATGGTAGTGATCCACTTACTTGGACGATGATCGCAGATACTACAGGTACAATTATAGATAGCAGTTGGACAAAACAGTGGAAGGTAAATGATGTTGTAGTACCAGGATCTACAGATACACTAAATTATACATTTGCACTTACTAGTACAACATATAACGTAACGTATACTGCTACAAAAGGTCAAAGTACCAGAAGTGTTACTGAACCTGTACTCACAGGCCCAGCTACAGTACCTGAATTGGGTAGTACTAGAACAGGGTTGTTAGATTATGCTTTAACAGCAGATCTAACAAATACTGGAATAACTTCAGAGTGGCAGTTATATTGGTACTTCAGTCCATCGTCACCAGACACAGGAATGATTTATCCCCCTTACACTAACCCAACTGCAATATTTAGTGATTATAACACTAATTACACTATAACTTTTAAAGCTACTCCACCATCTGGTTCAGGTCTTAGTCCTGTAACAGCTAATATAAGCATTGACACGGGGATTGGGTTAAAAGACGAAATGACTATGATTGGCTCTTACTCTAATATATTAAATAAATATCCTACAGGCGGCGTGGGTGCAAATGGTATTAAATTTGGTGGTTCATCTAGTAATTTGACGTTCACCTGTCCAGCAGGTTATGCATATCCAGCTTCTGTATCTGCTCCAACATCAGGAGGGACAGAAAAGACTTATCCTCTTTTACAAGACGAACTGCTAATTTACTTATCACTTGATGAAAATACTGGAAATATATATTCAGATAATCCTGCAGCTGTTGGTAGAATTATGAAATGGAGAAACCTAGATGGCAGCAATAAAATTGT
Proteins encoded:
- the tyrS gene encoding tyrosine--tRNA ligase, translated to MSSIQQTLDIIKRGVDEILLEEELVKKLQKGKPLIIKFGCDPTAPDIHLGHTVVINKLKQLQDLGHEIHFLIGDFTAQIGDPTGKNATRPPLTAQEVAKNAETYTSQVFKILDKEKTIVRRNSDWFNNMSAADMIKLASKSTVARMLERDDFSKRYKNNQSISIHEFLYPLVQGYDSVVMKADIELGGTDQKFNLLMGRELQKQNNQEPQVIITMPLLEGLDGVKKMSKSSQNYIGIEESAIDIFGKIMSISDELMWRYYKLLSFKSLEVITSLKQNVLNGANPRDIKIELAKELIQRFHCREVAENAHQDFIQRFQKNQIPEDINIVELDIKDSLPITNLLKEAGLVASTSEANRMIKQGAVKVDGEKVDDNKLVFKIGTENVFQVGKRKFAKVIIK
- a CDS encoding type II toxin-antitoxin system RelE/ParE family toxin translates to MSLKIKQTNTFKKYIKKLSLKDKKEVDNAVKLIASNPSIGEQKKGDLDFLRVYKFKINNQLILLGYNYNDETITLTLLKIGSHENFYRDIRKVSF
- the truA gene encoding tRNA pseudouridine(38-40) synthase TruA, whose protein sequence is MKNYVLQIEYFGKNYCGWQRQSHSSTIQEELEKALSKVANHNIETICAGRTDTGVHASSQVVNFLSDADRSLQAWQRGVNALLPQDIKILQIKEVELNFNARFSAINRTYNYVIYNAPISSPLFTEHTLWENRPLDIQKMNQACKYLLGEQDFSSFRSSQCQSNTAFRNIKKAEFVKFGNFIIFEVIGNAFLHHMIRNLVGSLIKVGLGFRNPSWINDLLIAKDRTQAGQTAKAQGLYFVGVEYPEFRFNRSVLDMFCV
- a CDS encoding DUF2797 domain-containing protein, with amino-acid sequence MQNIINLHKLKTTLDKNDTAIYQLDDICLNDYIGSNLKIEYLNEINCVACGAKTNKSYSQGYCFMCMRRLPECDICIVKPELCHFAQGTCRDPAWGEDNCMKTHIVYLANTGDVKVGITKLKNIPSRWIDQGASQAIPIFAVESRLISGLVEILVKKYIADKTNWRKMLQGEPDTSIVLFELRNRILEVINPEISTIRLKHGENSVEPVEGRLQLINYPVIQYPIKIKSLNLDKDSIISGKLMGIKGQYLIFDTGVINIRKFGGYKCKIII
- the hslU gene encoding ATP-dependent protease ATPase subunit HslU, producing MTQIMTPKTIVQELERHIIGQNDAKKAVAIALRNRWRRMQLDSEMRQEVTPKNILMIGPTGVGKTEIARRLAKLADAPFIKVEATKFTEVGYVGKDVESIIRDLVEMAVKMKREEAKNKIIEKASKLAEDRILDVLIPPARPTESKIGFANEPAEDSASKKEKENKTREIFRKKIQNGELDDKEIEIEIAAAPKAIGVMGPPGMEDMTSQIQDLFSSLSSDKKKNKKMKIKDAIKLVKDEEAAKLINEEDIKARALESVEQNGIVFLDEIDKVCKKSNTYGADVSREGVQRDLLPLVEGSTVSTKYGMIKTDHILFIASGAFHVSKPSDLIPELQGRLPIRVELKSLEINDFVRILKEPDCSILKQYIALMKTEGVELTFDDNAIQKIAEISYRVNEEIENIGARRLHTVMEKLLEEISFDAPELTDKTISITTEYVNEKLGKLVKDKDLSKYIL
- the hslV gene encoding ATP-dependent protease subunit HslV, with the translated sequence MEKMKGTTILCVRRGDKVVIGGDGQATLGNSIAKDNIVKVRKLNGGKVLTGFAGSTADAFTLFEKFEQKLEFYQGNLERAAVEMVREWRLDRMLSKLEAMIIVADEKLSLLISGVGDVMAADKNDIISIGSGSSYARSAATALVENTNLTAEEIVKKSLTIAADTCIYTNHNFTIESLDNKKDS
- a CDS encoding lipoate--protein ligase; the protein is MKIYISQSNDVYFNLALENWLFLEDLKDQKILFLWQNSPCVVIGRAQNPWLECNLLAMEKDGVPIIRRQSGGGTVYHDFGNLNYTIISPKNDHDIKANLEFVCSVIRKLEINAYPNQRNDIVVDHNNFTYKISGSAFREKKDRAFHHGTLLINANTSKLYNYLHQPIDTSLDTKGVKSYRSKVINLNELKHDLQTQDITKAFLSSFKSVKLSLINEQTPLANKELIEQEMNVLKSWNWCFGKTLPFTKTYSENQEELKIKVEFGIISELDYQSKQKDISKKGIKFSQNYKFKDLIKYFDQ
- a CDS encoding fumarylacetoacetate hydrolase family protein yields the protein MVKEIDTSKSKVICVGRNYVEHIQELNNEIPDNPVIFIKPNSSVARSLKLLSGRELHYECEIVFAFDGKSQIKAVGLGLDITDRNLQSKLKSKGLPWELAKSFDGSAVISDFVEIGALHIPFLSFKAYKNNQLIQEGSYDLMIYKPNQVINFLKDNNISICENDLLMTGTPKGVGVINYNDKFKLELFCKDSIILEAFFK
- a CDS encoding alpha/beta hydrolase fold domain-containing protein, with amino-acid sequence MWAIVGSSGFESFDSFEIIEELSRETPFGLCSNGLFKVKIDKQEALFLNRTGLEQNILPHQINYKANIYALKKYGATSIIALSSVRSLRDELKPGDMVIPYQFIDRTKSLRDFTFCDQGLLNYVSLSRPITESIAEEIRERKADFDFTIHFKQSYVCIEGPQFPTIIDAKCFQSMGGGVIGMTAYPEFALAREAGLNYICCNFIVDYVPWSYDVRNEYNVLEIRQTNNTKAESIIKWLVKNLSFYSENDCHELGIARYLSTPLDTLPPNKRAWLKVIAKDNSKHEKALEAEIFKKVPDLYGGIKTIPAKMQDLLTFISKYDRDGNRRDIESTRKAAASLNLYSYQKLEVKKVEDLQITHNDGHNIPVRLYNPDPSKKLQAIVFSHGGGFVSGTLDSFDAFCRKVAITTNRVVFSVDYRLAPEHKFPAGLNDVEFIAEYVYNQAKNFGVSKKEFTLMGDSAGANLSILATYNLLKDNKIKIANNIILYPSVDLSHMPTKSLEDFASGYILTKAKTMWYSELYVPDNVDKQSPKISPFYIKKLEGMPRTLVITAGFDPLKDEGLLFAERLIRHNVEVQHYHFDSLVHGFINFSKLIPNEMDILHTRITKFLK